A section of the Maniola jurtina chromosome 28, ilManJurt1.1, whole genome shotgun sequence genome encodes:
- the LOC123879509 gene encoding uncharacterized protein LOC123879509 isoform X2 — protein MRCCVPFCKNTSDNVSTSHEEGKAISFHGFPSEVNLRGAWLRALGKQDNLPDSAVVCSQHFLNDEIYETDSGVRQISTGAIPSTVQVCMICLDTDTKLYLMSKHKLEEAYEKLTGHPLCDQGNLKQTLCIQCAQRLIDFSRFRDKSLRARALMMDLVEKHELITSQHIEMINCTKHQLKSNMVLTSLGPDHCDLHILEHLPEDNQTELVETSHILEVKPEGSDDSMSVDEDTAVMNEDGSNIYDFVQYPLEYEDAFFHCALCLEEFVHEHAYMQHMSMHLQNGDGNGECDTSQVCKPHTAVSSSCSHSSLISENNRSSVRESCNNQRDKGAIN, from the exons atgcgATGTTGTGTGCCTTTCTGCAAAAATACTTCGGACAATGTGTCCACATCACACGAGGAGGGGAAGGCGATTAGTTTTCATGG TTTCCCCAGTGAAGTGAATCTCCGTGGCgcttggctcagagccctcggcaaacaagacaaCCTGCCAGACTctgctgtggtctgctcgcagcattttctAAATGATGAAATCTATGAAACAGACAGTGGTGTAAGGCAAATTAGTACTGGTGCTATTCCTTCAACAGTGCAG GTTTGCATGATATGCCTAGACACTGACACCAAGCTGTATCTAATGAGTAAACACAAATTGGAAGAAGCATATGAAAAGTTAACCGGACATCCT TTGTGTGATCAAGGAAACCTAAAACAAACACTTTGCATACAATGTGCTCAGAGATTAATAGACTTTAGCAgattcagagacaagagcttgagagcccGTGCACTGATGATGGATTTAGTTGAAAAACATGAATTA ATAACAAGCCAACACATAGAAATGATAAACTGCACAAAACACCAACTAAAGAGTAATATGGTGTTGACATCACTAGGACCTGACCACTGTGACTTGCACATACTAGAACACCTCCCGGAAGACAATCAGACAGAATTAGTGGAGACAAGTCACATACTTGAAGTAAAACCTGAAGGAAGTGATGATTCTATGTCGGTTGATGAAGACACGGCAGTGATGAATGAAGATGGCAGTAATATCTATGATTTTGTTCAGTATCCATTAGAGTACGAAGATGCTTTCTTTCATTGTGCACTTTGTTTGGAGGAATTTGTCCATGAACATGCATACATGCAACATATGAGCATGCATCTACAG AACGGCGACGGTAATGGTGAATGTGACACGTCACAAGTGTGCAAGCCTCATACAGCTGTGAGCTCGAGCTGTTCACACTCTTCACTCATCTCTGAGAACAA CCGTTCCTCTGTCCGCGAGTCTTGCAACAATCAACGAGATAAAGGAGCCATCAACTGA
- the LOC123879509 gene encoding uncharacterized protein LOC123879509 isoform X4 — protein MRCCVPFCKNTSDNVSTSHEEGKAISFHGFPSEVNLRGAWLRALGKQDNLPDSAVVCSQHFLNDEIYETDSGVRQISTGAIPSTVQVCMICLDTDTKLYLMSKHKLEEAYEKLTGHPLCDQGNLKQTLCIQCAQRLIDFSRFRDKSLRARALMMDLVEKHELITSQHIEMINCTKHQLKSNMVLTSLGPDHCDLHILEHLPEDNQTELVETSHILEVKPEGSDDSMSVDEDTAVMNEDGSNIYDFVQYPLEYEDAFFHCALCLEEFVHEHAYMQHMSMHLQAGRPQPLRARRGDLSRSSVRESCNNQRDKGAIN, from the exons atgcgATGTTGTGTGCCTTTCTGCAAAAATACTTCGGACAATGTGTCCACATCACACGAGGAGGGGAAGGCGATTAGTTTTCATGG TTTCCCCAGTGAAGTGAATCTCCGTGGCgcttggctcagagccctcggcaaacaagacaaCCTGCCAGACTctgctgtggtctgctcgcagcattttctAAATGATGAAATCTATGAAACAGACAGTGGTGTAAGGCAAATTAGTACTGGTGCTATTCCTTCAACAGTGCAG GTTTGCATGATATGCCTAGACACTGACACCAAGCTGTATCTAATGAGTAAACACAAATTGGAAGAAGCATATGAAAAGTTAACCGGACATCCT TTGTGTGATCAAGGAAACCTAAAACAAACACTTTGCATACAATGTGCTCAGAGATTAATAGACTTTAGCAgattcagagacaagagcttgagagcccGTGCACTGATGATGGATTTAGTTGAAAAACATGAATTA ATAACAAGCCAACACATAGAAATGATAAACTGCACAAAACACCAACTAAAGAGTAATATGGTGTTGACATCACTAGGACCTGACCACTGTGACTTGCACATACTAGAACACCTCCCGGAAGACAATCAGACAGAATTAGTGGAGACAAGTCACATACTTGAAGTAAAACCTGAAGGAAGTGATGATTCTATGTCGGTTGATGAAGACACGGCAGTGATGAATGAAGATGGCAGTAATATCTATGATTTTGTTCAGTATCCATTAGAGTACGAAGATGCTTTCTTTCATTGTGCACTTTGTTTGGAGGAATTTGTCCATGAACATGCATACATGCAACATATGAGCATGCATCTACAG GCAGGCAGACCCCAGCCCCTCCGCGCACGCCGCGGAGACCTTAG
- the LOC123879509 gene encoding uncharacterized protein LOC123879509 isoform X3, producing the protein MRCCVPFCKNTSDNVSTSHEEGKAISFHGFPSEVNLRGAWLRALGKQDNLPDSAVVCSQHFLNDEIYETDSGVRQISTGAIPSTVQVCMICLDTDTKLYLMSKHKLEEAYEKLTGHPLCDQGNLKQTLCIQCAQRLIDFSRFRDKSLRARALMMDLVEKHELITSQHIEMINCTKHQLKSNMVLTSLGPDHCDLHILEHLPEDNQTELVETSHILEVKPEGSDDSMSVDEDTAVMNEDGSNIYDFVQYPLEYEDAFFHCALCLEEFVHEHAYMQHMSMHLQAGRPQPLRARRGDLSRSSVRESCNNQRDKGAIN; encoded by the exons atgcgATGTTGTGTGCCTTTCTGCAAAAATACTTCGGACAATGTGTCCACATCACACGAGGAGGGGAAGGCGATTAGTTTTCATGG TTTCCCCAGTGAAGTGAATCTCCGTGGCgcttggctcagagccctcggcaaacaagacaaCCTGCCAGACTctgctgtggtctgctcgcagcattttctAAATGATGAAATCTATGAAACAGACAGTGGTGTAAGGCAAATTAGTACTGGTGCTATTCCTTCAACAGTGCAG GTTTGCATGATATGCCTAGACACTGACACCAAGCTGTATCTAATGAGTAAACACAAATTGGAAGAAGCATATGAAAAGTTAACCGGACATCCT TTGTGTGATCAAGGAAACCTAAAACAAACACTTTGCATACAATGTGCTCAGAGATTAATAGACTTTAGCAgattcagagacaagagcttgagagcccGTGCACTGATGATGGATTTAGTTGAAAAACATGAATTA ATAACAAGCCAACACATAGAAATGATAAACTGCACAAAACACCAACTAAAGAGTAATATGGTGTTGACATCACTAGGACCTGACCACTGTGACTTGCACATACTAGAACACCTCCCGGAAGACAATCAGACAGAATTAGTGGAGACAAGTCACATACTTGAAGTAAAACCTGAAGGAAGTGATGATTCTATGTCGGTTGATGAAGACACGGCAGTGATGAATGAAGATGGCAGTAATATCTATGATTTTGTTCAGTATCCATTAGAGTACGAAGATGCTTTCTTTCATTGTGCACTTTGTTTGGAGGAATTTGTCCATGAACATGCATACATGCAACATATGAGCATGCATCTACAG GCAGGCAGACCCCAGCCCCTCCGCGCACGCCGCGGAGACCTTAG CCGTTCCTCTGTCCGCGAGTCTTGCAACAATCAACGAGATAAAGGAGCCATCAACTGA
- the LOC123879509 gene encoding uncharacterized protein LOC123879509 isoform X1, with protein sequence MRCCVPFCKNTSDNVSTSHEEGKAISFHGFPSEVNLRGAWLRALGKQDNLPDSAVVCSQHFLNDEIYETDSGVRQISTGAIPSTVQVCMICLDTDTKLYLMSKHKLEEAYEKLTGHPLCDQGNLKQTLCIQCAQRLIDFSRFRDKSLRARALMMDLVEKHELITSQHIEMINCTKHQLKSNMVLTSLGPDHCDLHILEHLPEDNQTELVETSHILEVKPEGSDDSMSVDEDTAVMNEDGSNIYDFVQYPLEYEDAFFHCALCLEEFVHEHAYMQHMSMHLQNGDGNGECDTSQVCKPHTAVSSSCSHSSLISENKSVYLPVPITFSSTYSRQTPAPPRTPRRP encoded by the exons atgcgATGTTGTGTGCCTTTCTGCAAAAATACTTCGGACAATGTGTCCACATCACACGAGGAGGGGAAGGCGATTAGTTTTCATGG TTTCCCCAGTGAAGTGAATCTCCGTGGCgcttggctcagagccctcggcaaacaagacaaCCTGCCAGACTctgctgtggtctgctcgcagcattttctAAATGATGAAATCTATGAAACAGACAGTGGTGTAAGGCAAATTAGTACTGGTGCTATTCCTTCAACAGTGCAG GTTTGCATGATATGCCTAGACACTGACACCAAGCTGTATCTAATGAGTAAACACAAATTGGAAGAAGCATATGAAAAGTTAACCGGACATCCT TTGTGTGATCAAGGAAACCTAAAACAAACACTTTGCATACAATGTGCTCAGAGATTAATAGACTTTAGCAgattcagagacaagagcttgagagcccGTGCACTGATGATGGATTTAGTTGAAAAACATGAATTA ATAACAAGCCAACACATAGAAATGATAAACTGCACAAAACACCAACTAAAGAGTAATATGGTGTTGACATCACTAGGACCTGACCACTGTGACTTGCACATACTAGAACACCTCCCGGAAGACAATCAGACAGAATTAGTGGAGACAAGTCACATACTTGAAGTAAAACCTGAAGGAAGTGATGATTCTATGTCGGTTGATGAAGACACGGCAGTGATGAATGAAGATGGCAGTAATATCTATGATTTTGTTCAGTATCCATTAGAGTACGAAGATGCTTTCTTTCATTGTGCACTTTGTTTGGAGGAATTTGTCCATGAACATGCATACATGCAACATATGAGCATGCATCTACAG AACGGCGACGGTAATGGTGAATGTGACACGTCACAAGTGTGCAAGCCTCATACAGCTGTGAGCTCGAGCTGTTCACACTCTTCACTCATCTCTGAGAACAAGTCAGTATACCTGCCAGTGCCAATAACATTTAGTTCAACTTACA GCAGGCAGACCCCAGCCCCTCCGCGCACGCCGCGGAGACCTTAG